AGGACTGCTAGAAGACAGATAGCTTCCACCAAACCAGCAAAGACTACCAGAATGATGTCATGCATGTAAGTATCAGTGCAGGACAGAGAGAAGAGTGGGGAGATAtcacagaagaaatgattaaTTTCTTTGGAGCAGAAAGACAGATGGAAGGTATTAGTAGTGTGAATAATTGAACTCATGGTACCTCCCAAAAATGCTCCAATGGCAAACTGGGAGCAAACCCTCTTGGACATAATAACCATATAAAGCAGAGGGTTGCAGATTGCTATGTACCGGTCATAAGCCATAGCAGCCAAGAGGAAAGATTCTGTGTCAACCAAAGAGCAGAAAAAATATAACTGTGCAGCACAGCCCTTGTAAGAAATGGTCTTTTCTTTGGAAATCAAGTCCACAAGTAATTTGGGGGCAATAACAGAAGAGTAACATACATCTACAAAGGACAATATACAGAGGAAAAAGTACATCGGGGTGTGCAAATGGGAACTAGTTGTGATTAATAAGATCATCCCAAGGTTCCCCATGAGGGTAACAGagtagataaaaagaaacataacaaaAAGCACCCTCCAAAGTTCTGGATGGTCACTAAATCCCAAGAGAAAGAACTCAGACTTCACAGTGTGGTTCTCCAACTCCATTCTCCGCAGTGTCCCTGGACTTCTGAAGTGGTGGCACGATAGTGATGGCAATATTAACAACAACCTCAGCAttcactaaaaaataagaaataaaacagtcaaaataaatagaagaggAATTCTAACTCCACGTGGGCATCCTCATAACATCTAGGCACATCTATAGCTCATGTAGTATCATGCATTATAAATTTTCATGACTCAagccgatggcagatgctcaaccaactgagtcacacaggcccttcagatttttgcatttttagtaAATTGAGAATGCATCACTTCTATTACttaaagaaattgttttccaaatttagGAGCACCGTCATCAAATCAGTTGTTGAACTCCACTTTCTTCAACTCCCTCATCTTCCACCAATATCAAGGAATTGTGGTCAATCACATGGTTATATAGCAAACTGGAAAAATATCCCCTGTCCCCATTtgtgctgtttttattttcacaacagACAGCATTGCTGTTCCAGGTAAAACCCTGTATAAATAGAGGAGCAGAAGTTCTAACCTTACAATGTGGTTTCACCTCTGAGGAACTAAGGAACACCTTAGAGTTATTTGAAATCCACtgataaaatagaaagaagaaaggttatgcattatttataaaagtcaCTGAATCCCAGCTCTTGTCACTCAGAAGTTGTGAGACCTCAGTCAGGTCAATGAACCATCGAATTTCCATCCATCATCTAAAATATGAGAGTGATATAGTACCTTTCCCCTCAAACTGTAAGTGTTAAAGGAATGTCTTTCTGCAGATTAAGTCTCCTCACCATCTTGTTCCTTCATGGTTCTAAAGCTGGCAGCATAGCAATTCTGAGTCAATCCAggcatctgttttatttttttggaattcaAGCTATGGAATACAACTAGAGACATCCTCATGCctacaaaaatgttaaattcaATCCAGGCAATGTGATAATGCTATCCAGGAATGTTCCCATGCCCTCCACAgtgaaaaattgtaaaatatatggaaattccTCATGCACCTACCTCTATACCTTTCTGCCTTTCATTGCCCTTGCTCTGGTTTAGAAATCTATTAGACAACCAACAGCAACACACATGATACTTGTCTACAGACATACACATTTTATTCAGTGTACAGACAATCAATTGCCCTCCCTCCTGTGGAAAAAGTCAATTTTGTatctatttgtatatttgtttgtGAATTCTTTATCTATAATCCTTTGCATTATCTTTTATACCAGTTGGAacagttaaatgaatgaatcaatgaatgaatgaagtaaaatCATTGACACAGTTccaatttatatttgtataaaagtCACAATTCTtagacatatatatgtgtatggatGATTGAATAAAATTgttctttagggatccctgggtggcgcagcggtttggcccctgcctttggccctgggagcgatcctggagaccagggatcgaatcccatgtcgggctcccggtgcatggagcctgcttctccctctgcctgtgtctctgcctctctgtctctctctgtgtgactatcatgaataaataaataaaatctttaaaaaaaatgttctttactaTTTCATATCTCACACaacctttttcctcctttaatcACTATTGTAAACCTGCATCACTCTCTTTAGGTTTCACTCTATGACCTTCTCACTGTCAGAAAATGATTTCTACCTTGTAGAGAAAAATACCCGATAGCGAAGAAGTATGTGCTCATCTTTCTCATCAAGTCATCATATAAGCCTTTGGGTTCATCAGTGACTTCCTCCggcccttcctttcttttctcggAATATCGTGCTCTGCCACTCTGAAGTTAATCCCTTTAACTGTGCATCCAATTCTGACTATCTGCATCAATTAAGATACTTATCCTATTATTACAAATCTTTCCTTTATAAACTTGCAGCATATCACATTGAAGTCAATTTCAcctttaaatataatattctgtatctacttccatttattttctttccttttttcaatattttcttacaGACATCTACACTGGTTTCCAGTTTCTCACTTCAGCCTACCGATAGGATTTTTATCCCAACAATTTAAAGTCCTTTTTGTTTCAATCCCAAACTACATCCTAGCTGTCAAATCCAGAGATTTTCAGTAGGTAATAAACTCTATTTCTCTATTCCATTAATAgttttgatctctcctttcttcttaacATCGCCTCATCTTTCAGTTTCTAGATTTCTCTCTTGATTTCAGTCCTTCTCAACCTCCTTCATACATGGTGGCACTTTCCTAGGGCTTCATTTTCAACCTACTTCTCTCCTCACTATTATATACTCTCCCTATATAATTCTGTGCCTTTTCTTACAATGCCAAATATATAGTGATAATTTTCACGTACCCATTCCAAAACATGGGTCCAACTCAAAGAGAGCTATCAAGCAGGCACATGTGCATTTCAGCatgcttaaaacaaaaatgtaattacCATCACTTCCTACAATTTATGCCTATTCTATCCCTATCTTGGTATATATTTCTCCCACCTCCACTGATAGTCCAAATAAGAAACATTCTCTAGCTAAAAACTGAACAAGAACAATTGATTCAATCTGCAAAACATGGCAAATATCCAATGTTTCCTTCTTATCATCACTGACATTCCATTATTCCATCATCCCTCGTTTTCCTCAATTGAACCTCTTAATTGTCCCAATTCCCTCTAATTAATTCCCTTCCTGCTTCCAAACATGATCCAAAATGTATCCATAAACCACTGTGAGAGCTTTtacctgtatatatttttttattttattttatttttttaatttttatttatttatgatagtcacagagagagagagaggcagagacataggcagagggagaagcaggctccatgcaccgggagcccgacgtgggattcgatcccgagtctccaggatcgcgccctggggcgaaggcaggcgccaaaccgctgcgccacccagggatcccgcttttacctgtataaaatagattttgtattattttgctgTTCTTAAACCCTTAAATTCTTTCCTGTCCCCTACAagcttagcttttaaaaatacttagtttTCACATATATTCCCATTTTTATCTCCTATATTCCATCTCACTCCAAacactttgctttaaaaaaaaaaagtgttaactgGAGAAAGAAGCATCTTGGAGCTCTTTGGAGTTCTTCTTTCCTGAAATACATATGGCATCCTCCTTAAAAAATATGGACTGTCATTGAGTGACAGCCCATCTGCTCCTATTGACGAATATGAAAGGCAAGATTGTCAGTTGACCTAAAAGTGGAACAATGCCActattatgaaaagaaaagcatatagCCAGTGTCTAGAAAGGCAAGGTGGATGAAAATGCTTCTTTGCCATGCTATTCACTCTTTTGGGAAACATGAAAAATGACTATTAAAAAGTAGACATGAAAGAAAGGGGCTTACCTTTAGGGACAATGCTTAAATAAGCTTGGTGTCTGAGCCATGGAGAACAGTCACTGCTGAAGCTATTTTCTACCAAATGCCTTATTTCTAACCATAGAAGTAAAGGTACTGAAGAAACCCATTTATATAGAGATTATTTACTTGTAATAATCTTCATGGATGTTATATGCTTTAAGACTGAAAAagactttcaaaattaaaaaaaaatatgaatgtcaTTGGGACAATAGCAGGGGAAAGgaatataagataaaaaaattaagaagagtcTGAAGAGGAGCCAAATCTGTTCTATGCACTTGGCAGGTGAGAACAAAAATgaatgtatgctttttttttgtttcctcaaaGCCACTCCCCTAACCCTACCCCAGTCCTATTACCTATGTATTGATACTTGTTTGTATCAACACATTACCACATGATAGAATAAGTAATATGGTATACAAGTTGAGTTAGCCTTAATTTATATCTCAGTCTgctcaacttaaaaaaagataataggcAATGAACACTTTGTTTAtagttagatttcttttttttaattttttcttgattatattctttgattatatatgtttaaaattgccTCTCCTTTTTGGTGTATAAGtctatgaactttatttttattttttttccctttttttttttttttattggtggtggaggttcctcaaagagttaaaaatagacctgccctacgacccagcaattgcactgttgggaatttaccccaaagatacagatgcaatgaaacgccgggacacctgcatcccgatgtttctagcagcaatgtccacaatagccaaactgtggaaggagcctcggtgtccatcgaaagatgagtggataaagaagatgtggtttatgtatatagtTAGATTTCTAATTAGAGTCCAGTGATGCTGAAGATTGTCTTAAGAAAACCATCCATTAAATGTACTTCGTTGTTGTTGATAGTGCTGTTTTTGTTGGAAATATCTTTAGGATTAAGACCTGTGTTATTCTAGGCATGTGTATTCTCAAAACATCAGTTTCCTGGGTGTAAAACAAAAGACTATGAGATGAACTCTTTAAAAACCTGTCCAACTCTGATATCCCAGGATTATGTGAAGAGTACGTACCAGATCTCTCTTTCATGTTCCTGCTTGCTACGCTGTTGTCAGTGTCAGTTCATTTTTCATTGGAAAAATTAGATTTGATGGCTAGAGAGTTAAAAAATTGACCCATTGCAACATTTTCCATAATCCATTTAGGCAGGCCTTTTGTGTTCATAGAAGAAATCTGTGCCTCCTTTAGGAAGGTACTGGTTTCTTAGGCTAACACAAGACCTTTTATATTTTGCATCCAGTCTTTTGAGGTTAGCTTTCAGATCTCACTTAGGATCCCAGGAACATACACTCTCATATGCAAATCCCAGTGGGAAAGATATGTGACAAACAGTTCTACTGAGGAATTGGTTAATCAACacaaaatgaaatgatgaaatttgtttttctacaTGTTGAGGatgtatcaaagaaaaatatgtttctggTTTTGAAATGGCAGAttattatgtataaaattttattatgttatttgcTGTCTAATTTGATttaactagggatgcctgggtggctcagtgattgagtgtctgccttcgactcagggcatgatcccacagttccaggatcgagtcccccatcaggctccctgaatggaggctgcttctcctccctctgcctatgtctctgcttctctctgtttctctcatgaataaataaataaaaatcttaaaaaaaagaaaagaaaaataatttgatttaaccAACTCAGAGAAATTTATCAAACAATTATCAGAGTATTATCCTAGGTGATAGGATAGGAGAATAAAttagaaagaagcaaaaatatatcTATCTGGCTGTTGAACATAGGAGACCTTGAAATTCAAGTATCAGTGGAAAACCAATTATGAATGAAGTTAATGACTTTGATATGTGTTATTTACTAGTATAATTCTAGCCATCCAAGGCCAGAATAgatcagagaattttttttttaataaatacatctaTTTGGAgcatgtggctggctcagttgatgagcatgcaactcttgatctcaaggtcatgagttcgaTCCACACTGTGGCAGTGGagattccttaaataaataaactttaaaaattacatctaCTTATGAAAGTGTATGCCAGGTAGCAAAACAGAAAAGCGGATAACTTACACTGCACATTTAAGAATTTTGCCAACTACAGATTAGTGAATGAGAGATGGTAAAAGAAGCAACATAAGCAATTGCACAAGGATTGGA
The Canis lupus familiaris isolate Mischka breed German Shepherd chromosome 18, alternate assembly UU_Cfam_GSD_1.0, whole genome shotgun sequence genome window above contains:
- the OR9M1 gene encoding olfactory receptor family 9 subfamily M member 1; the encoded protein is MLRLLLILPSLSCHHFRSPGTLRRMELENHTVKSEFFLLGFSDHPELWRVLFVMFLFIYSVTLMGNLGMILLITTSSHLHTPMYFFLCILSFVDVCYSSVIAPKLLVDLISKEKTISYKGCAAQLYFFCSLVDTESFLLAAMAYDRYIAICNPLLYMVIMSKRVCSQFAIGAFLGGTMSSIIHTTNTFHLSFCSKEINHFFCDISPLFSLSCTDTYMHDIILVVFAGLVEAICLLAVLLSYVCIIAAILKTGSAEGRKKGFSTCASHLTVVTIYHGTLIFIYLRPSTGHSLDIDKVTSVFYTLIIPMLNPLIYSLRNKDVKNAFRKVIGRKLLS